AGGCAATTGCCAAGCTAATAAAGGAAAAAGTTCCACCGCGGCGGATTCTCTACGTTTCTCTGGACAATCCTCTGTATTCAGGCCTCTGGCTTGAAAAAATACTTCTTATGTTCTCCGAACTAAACTCTTTAACGCAAAAGGAGCGTTGCTATGTTTTTTTTGACGAGATTCAGTATTTAGGCGACTGGGAGAGACACCTCAAATCCTTAGTTGATTCCTACCCGCAGCACCGTTTCGTAGCTACCGGTTCGGCTGCTGCTGCGCTAAAACTGAAAAGCAATGAATCCGGAGCCGGGAGATTCTCTGATTTTACACTTCCTCCTCTCACGTTCTATGAATATATAAGATTCTCGGACACTAATAAAAAATCCCCTTTTCTGCAAAAAGACGGTTCTTTTGAACCCAGAATTCTCGAAAAAATTGAAGATTTAAACAATGAGTTCATAAATTATATAAATTTCGGCGGCTACCCAGAAACCGTATTTCTGAAGGACGCCAGAGAAAACCCCCGTTTCGTCAAGGACGATATTATAGATAAGGTGCTTCTGCGGGATTTGCCAAGCCTGTACGGAATTCAAGACATCGCAGAACTAAACAGGCTGTTTGTGACGCTTTCCCACAACACGGGACAAGAAGTTGACCTGCCTGGCATTTCTCAAGACTCAAACGTGTCGAAAGATACGATATTGAGATATCTGGAATATCTGGAAGCAGCTTTTCTGATAAAACGCGTAAATAGGGTTGACAGAAGTGTCCGGAAGTTTAAAAGAAACCACACATTCAAAGTCTATTTAAGGAATGCCTCGATGTACCCAGCGCTGTTCGGTTCCGTGAGTAAGAGCAACAAAGCCGTCTTGGGAAGATTG
The genomic region above belongs to Candidatus Dadabacteria bacterium and contains:
- a CDS encoding ATP-binding protein; its protein translation is MRKVPEEEILKRLRVDNPWWKNRNNVRWKKYPERVYLTPFFELVYRKKINRAIVLMGPRRVGKTVMVHQAIAKLIKEKVPPRRILYVSLDNPLYSGLWLEKILLMFSELNSLTQKERCYVFFDEIQYLGDWERHLKSLVDSYPQHRFVATGSAAAALKLKSNESGAGRFSDFTLPPLTFYEYIRFSDTNKKSPFLQKDGSFEPRILEKIEDLNNEFINYINFGGYPETVFLKDARENPRFVKDDIIDKVLLRDLPSLYGIQDIAELNRLFVTLSHNTGQEVDLPGISQDSNVSKDTILRYLEYLEAAFLIKRVNRVDRSVRKFKRNHTFKVYLRNASMYPALFGSVSKSNKAVLGRLVETAVFSHFFHFAEYLNPHYARWKNGEVDLIIMDVLGKPIQAVEIKWSNRPLENPSQLKALLSFGEKNQLSSSKKLICCTLTKLDSRTYGNKEIVFCPTSFFCLLYGQSLESPEFRKALI